GTTCCGGGCGGCGCACCGGTGTACTCTTCCATACGGCCATCGGAATACTGAATATGCATTTTCAGATTATTGCGCTCGACGAAATGAAGCACCGACTCGAACATCGGTGCATTTTCCGCCTGGAGACTGGGTTCAATCACCAAAACCTTCTGCCCATCCAGCATGGCCGGATGCAAACGTTCGGAAAATACCAGTCGATGCTGATCGAACGTGGCATCCCAGCTGGCAAGACGATCAATCCAGTCACTGGGCCGGAAGCGAGCGCCAGACTTGGTCACCGACTCGATAAGGTAACGATAGGACGAGGGATTGTTCATGTTTGATTCTTGCCGGCGACTCGGTTCTTATAACCCGATGAATATTCAAAATAACCGATTTTATTGGCCTACATTCTAGAATATTTAATGAATAAAAGCACATGACCGACGCAGTGCGGGCATTCCGAACAAGCCTGCCAAC
The Halothiobacillus diazotrophicus DNA segment above includes these coding regions:
- a CDS encoding DUF3579 domain-containing protein, translating into MNNPSSYRYLIESVTKSGARFRPSDWIDRLASWDATFDQHRLVFSERLHPAMLDGQKVLVIEPSLQAENAPMFESVLHFVERNNLKMHIQYSDGRMEEYTGAPPGTAPADTPSA